CCCGCCCCCCGGCGGGGCGGCCCCCCCCCCCCCCCCCCCCCCCGTCCGCCCCCGCTCCCCCGTGGAGATGCCAGCCCCCCCCCGCCGCTTCGGCGCTGCCACCGGCGCCCGCCATTATGTCATCAACGCCGAGCGCGAGTTCCGCTCCGCCGTCATCGACCACTTCCTCGCCGAGTACGAGCGGGGCCGCACGCCCCACCCCTGCATCGCCTGCAATGACATGATCAAGTTCAGCTTCCTCCTCGACCGCGCCCTCGCCATGGACGCGGACGCCATCGCCACCGGCCACTACGCCCGGGCGCAACGCGACGCCGACGGGACCGTGCGGTTACTCAAGGCCGTTGACCCCTCCAAGGACCAGTCCTACGTCCTCTTCGGCCTGCGTCAGGATCAGCTCCGGCGCCTGCTGCTCCCCGTAGGCGACTACGCCAAGTCGGAGTTGCGCGATCTTGCGCGGGAGGCCGGCCTCGGCGTCGCCGACAAGCCCGACAGCCAGGACATCTGCTTCATCCCAGCCGGCGACTACCGCCAGTTCCTCACCTTGCACCGCGAGGCAACACCCGGCGAGATCGTGAACGTGGATGGCGAGGTCATCGGCGCGCACCAGGGCGTCGACCGCTACACCGTCGGCCAGCGCCGTGGCATCGGCATCGCCAGCGACGCGCCGCTCTACGTCGTGCGCCTGGAGCCGAAGGCGCGCAGGGTCGTCGTCGGCCCTGAGTCCGCCCTCTACGCCCCCGGCCTCGTCGCTGAGGGCGTCAACTGGGTGAAGGGCACGCCGCCCGACGACCCGGTGGAGGCCACGGTCAAGATCCGCTACAAGGCCGCCGAGTCGCCCGCCATAGTCGAGCCCACGGAGAGAGGCGCAAACGTCTGGTTTTCCGACCCCCAGCGTGCAGTCACGCCCGGCCAGGCTGCGGTATTCTACGCGGGGGACGAGCTGCTGGGTGGCGGATTCATTGCCGGGCCCTTGGCGCGCGGCGCAGATGACCCCTCGCAGCCCGCCCTTACACCAGCGTAAGGACGTGCAATGAACGCCATAGATTTCGTGGAAATGGCCGCGACCCAGTCGCGGAACGCAACCCTCTCCCTCGTGTCCAACCTCAACCGCGAGCAGCTAACCTGGCGCGCCGGCCCGGAGGCCAACCCCGTCGGCTTCCTCATCTGGCACGTCTTCCGCACCGAGGACCGCTACGTGCGCCTGCTTACCGGCCAGGAGGAGACCTACACCGCCGACGGCTGGAACGCCGTCTGGAAGCTGCCGGAAACCATCACCGGCGAGCGCGCCGCCCTCACGACGGGCAACAGCTGGACGTCCGACGAGGTAGGCGAGTTCGACGTGCCCCCGCTGGAGGATCTGCTGGCCTACGGCGAGAAGGTGCGCAGCCGAGCCATGGACATGGTCCGCGGCATCGACCCTGGCACCTTGGAAGACGTCCCCAATTCAGAGCGCCCTGAGTGGGTCAAGGCAACCTACCTGCGCTCCATGATCACCCATGAGTTCGGCCACCAGCAGCAGATGGACTACATAGTGGGGCTGCAGAAGGCAGCGGCCGGCGCATAGCCCATGCCCACCAAGCCAACTTGGTCAGCCGAACGTCTCCTCTGGAAGCAGGGCTACCTGCGCGTAGCAGGCGTCGACGAGGTCGGGCGCGGCCCCCTCGCTGGCCCCGTCGTAGCCGCAGCCGTCGTCTTCCCGAGGTCCTTCAACCCACGGAGACTCCCCGGCCTGCGCGACTCCAAGCAGCTCACCGCCGCAGCCCGCGAGCGTCTCGCTCCGCAGGTTCGCCGCCTCGCAGAGGGAGTGGGCCTCGGCAGCGCGAGCCCTGCGGAGATCGACGCCCTCGGCATAGTTGGGGCCACGGTAACAGCCATGTCCCGCGCCATCAGAGAGCTGCCGGCGGGCCCGGACCACCTCCTCGTCGACGCCCTCGCCCTTGAGTATGACGGCCTTCACTGCCGCGCCATCGTCCATGGCGACGCGCTCTGCTGCTCCATAGCCGCCGCCTCCATCGTAGCCAAAGTCGCCCGCGACGCCCTTATGGACGAGCTGGACGCCCTCTACCCCGGCTACGGCCTCTCCCGGCACAAGGGCTACCCAACGCCGGAGCACCTCTCGGTGTTGGAGCGCCTCGGCCCGACGCCCCTCCACCGGCGCAGCTTCGCACCCGTACGGCGGCTGCTGGAGGCCGAAGTTGCCTAGCAGCCGTACAAAGCTGGGGACAGCCGGCGAGGGCATCGCGCGCCGTCACCTTGAGGAGCTTGGCTACGAGCTGCGGGAGGCCAATTACCGATGCCGTTGGGGAGAGGTCGACCTGGTGATGGAATATGAGGGTGCCGTCGTCTTTGTGGAGGTGCGCACCAAGCGCAGTACCGCCTTCGGCACGCCTGAGGAGTCCGTCACCGCGACCAAGCGCCGCCGCCTGACCGCCACCGCCTACACCTACCTGCAGGAGCATGATCTCGACGTGCCCTTCCAGATTGATCTGGTCGCCATCACGGTCAACGCGCGAGGAGAGGTGGCGCGTGTCACCCACTTGGAGAACGTGGTCACGGAGGACATGACAGTCGACTGACGCGCTTACCGCACCAGGTCCTTCCGCCGGAACACCAGGACAGCCGACACGGTCGTCACGGCGAACACCCCGACGTAGACGCCGACGCCCGCCCAGTTGATCGCTCCCTCGGCGAGCACCTGCAGCGAGTCATAGTAGTAGAAGAGCGAGACGTACTTCAGCCAGCCCACGGCCTCGATTGCCGAGCCCAGCACGTTCACGAAGTAGGTCAGCGCCGTCAACACCCCCGCCGCCGCCAGCGAGCGCCCCGGGTCCAGCGACACGCAGGACGCCAGTGTCGAGTAGCCGGCAATGGCGGCCACCAGCAGGAAGGACACGGCATGCACAGCAATGACGTTGGACACGCTGGCGTCCTCGCCAATAGTGAG
This genomic window from Chloroflexota bacterium contains:
- a CDS encoding DinB family protein, whose translation is MNAIDFVEMAATQSRNATLSLVSNLNREQLTWRAGPEANPVGFLIWHVFRTEDRYVRLLTGQEETYTADGWNAVWKLPETITGERAALTTGNSWTSDEVGEFDVPPLEDLLAYGEKVRSRAMDMVRGIDPGTLEDVPNSERPEWVKATYLRSMITHEFGHQQQMDYIVGLQKAAAGA
- a CDS encoding YraN family protein — translated: MPSSRTKLGTAGEGIARRHLEELGYELREANYRCRWGEVDLVMEYEGAVVFVEVRTKRSTAFGTPEESVTATKRRRLTATAYTYLQEHDLDVPFQIDLVAITVNARGEVARVTHLENVVTEDMTVD
- the mnmA gene encoding tRNA 2-thiouridine(34) synthase MnmA, which encodes MPAPPRRFGAATGARHYVINAEREFRSAVIDHFLAEYERGRTPHPCIACNDMIKFSFLLDRALAMDADAIATGHYARAQRDADGTVRLLKAVDPSKDQSYVLFGLRQDQLRRLLLPVGDYAKSELRDLAREAGLGVADKPDSQDICFIPAGDYRQFLTLHREATPGEIVNVDGEVIGAHQGVDRYTVGQRRGIGIASDAPLYVVRLEPKARRVVVGPESALYAPGLVAEGVNWVKGTPPDDPVEATVKIRYKAAESPAIVEPTERGANVWFSDPQRAVTPGQAAVFYAGDELLGGGFIAGPLARGADDPSQPALTPA
- a CDS encoding ribonuclease HII, encoding MPTKPTWSAERLLWKQGYLRVAGVDEVGRGPLAGPVVAAAVVFPRSFNPRRLPGLRDSKQLTAAARERLAPQVRRLAEGVGLGSASPAEIDALGIVGATVTAMSRAIRELPAGPDHLLVDALALEYDGLHCRAIVHGDALCCSIAAASIVAKVARDALMDELDALYPGYGLSRHKGYPTPEHLSVLERLGPTPLHRRSFAPVRRLLEAEVA